The following are from one region of the Candidatus Shapirobacteria bacterium genome:
- a CDS encoding thioredoxin family protein encodes MRIQLFDRGSPRGKQLFTNLAALCKRLQIDYDPEYIKDMSRIYSQGIQGSTVLMIDNEVAFVDKYPSIKELENIISDFMK; translated from the coding sequence TGCGAATCCAACTTTTTGATCGCGGTAGCCCCAGAGGCAAACAACTTTTTACCAATTTAGCAGCTTTGTGTAAACGTCTCCAAATTGATTATGATCCGGAATATATCAAAGACATGAGCCGCATCTATAGCCAAGGCATCCAGGGAAGCACAGTTCTTATGATTGATAATGAAGTTGCTTTCGTCGACAAATACCCGTCAATCAAGGAATTAGAGAATATTATTTCTGATTTTATGAAGTAA
- a CDS encoding TatD family hydrolase — translation MIDTHAHLSKRFCESVEVDGVRVILAASNLEDSKENIELAQADKKQFWASVGIHPQCTDPQNRESIKDQLLLLEELVKANKVIVAIGECGLDFSTPPPNEKERSRNEQEALFRGQIEIAQEYKLPLIIHARKAVDEVVLILKDYKDIGGVFHCYAGGKKRIKNVLGLGESWYFGFDGNITYEVGLNEVVSEIPRDRLLAETDCPCLTPVPHRGEINKPEYVKFVYNKVAEIWQTNLEEAEKIIDNNARRLFKIKSL, via the coding sequence ATGATTGATACTCATGCCCATTTATCGAAAAGATTCTGTGAATCCGTTGAGGTTGACGGTGTCCGTGTGATTTTGGCGGCGAGTAATCTGGAAGATTCAAAAGAAAACATAGAGCTGGCTCAGGCTGACAAAAAGCAATTTTGGGCAAGTGTGGGAATTCACCCACAATGTACCGATCCGCAAAATCGGGAGTCTATAAAAGATCAACTATTGTTACTCGAAGAATTAGTAAAAGCCAATAAAGTAATCGTGGCAATTGGGGAGTGTGGACTTGATTTTTCTACCCCACCTCCGAATGAGAAGGAAAGAAGTAGGAATGAACAGGAGGCATTGTTCAGGGGACAAATTGAAATTGCCCAAGAATACAAATTGCCTTTGATTATTCATGCCAGAAAAGCGGTGGATGAGGTAGTTTTGATATTAAAAGATTATAAAGATATCGGCGGGGTTTTTCATTGTTATGCCGGAGGAAAAAAAAGGATTAAAAATGTCTTGGGATTGGGAGAAAGTTGGTACTTTGGATTTGACGGGAATATAACTTATGAGGTCGGATTGAATGAGGTAGTATCCGAAATTCCCAGGGACAGGTTGTTGGCAGAGACTGATTGCCCGTGTCTGACGCCGGTTCCCCACCGGGGAGAAATAAATAAACCGGAATACGTTAAATTTGTATACAACAAGGTGGCGGAAATTTGGCAAACTAATTTAGAAGAAGCAGAAAAAATAATTGACAATAATGCTAGAAGACTATTTAAGATAAAATCCCTCTAA
- the rpsT gene encoding 30S ribosomal protein S20, with translation MPISLSAKKSLRVAKRNHKTNVVLKQKFKSTAKKFQEKPTSEGLIKVVSLLDKLDKGHLFHHNKVNRMKSRFSKMVSVKAEIKIENPAKKKVKKAVKKVVKKS, from the coding sequence ATGCCAATAAGCCTTTCTGCAAAAAAATCCTTAAGAGTAGCCAAAAGAAATCATAAGACGAATGTTGTCTTAAAACAAAAATTTAAATCTACGGCCAAAAAATTCCAGGAGAAGCCGACCTCGGAGGGCCTGATAAAAGTCGTATCTCTCCTCGATAAATTGGATAAAGGTCATCTTTTTCATCACAATAAAGTGAACCGGATGAAATCCAGGTTTTCCAAAATGGTTTCGGTGAAAGCTGAGATCAAAATTGAAAATCCGGCTAAGAAAAAAGTAAAGAAAGCCGTAAAAAAGGTAGTAAAGAAGAGCTAA
- the murJ gene encoding murein biosynthesis integral membrane protein MurJ — MTIRERVAIFSIKKQNSILSASLVLGITFAISALLGFLRSRFLYAHFFKCCVLELDVYNAAFRLPDLVFKLLVTGALSASFIPVFSSYLHKDKETADKIGSTVINLLFIVFLFCSISIFIFARPLTRIIASGFSADQLALMVDLTRILLVAQVFFLISNFVTAILQVNQIFIIPALSPITYNIFIILGIFTLAPTFGIYGVVYGVVIGSFFHLAIQIPVLRKIGFNYTRLINIRLKGVKEVFRLMVPRSLSLGLGEIENTVTLFFASSLAAGSISLLNLSLQLMYLPSRIFGTTIGQASLPILSKNIARNEMDIFRQTVKKTLLQSVFIALPITTLILIQRVSIVRIAFGSREFPWTATLLTARILAFLTPAIVCQAVSQILIRSFYAMHNTKIPLYVSFFSLVLNISSSYYLINFTSLGVIGLAISASLSNIVQFVGLFWLFIKKVDGFYWDDVFKRFGKMVFASLLTGLISWGLVKLLDVFVLDTSKTTNLVMLFSVSTFFGIFVYFVISHWLMVQECRDFEKYFIKLKQLVLK; from the coding sequence ATGACCATCAGAGAGCGTGTTGCTATCTTTTCTATCAAGAAACAAAACAGCATCCTTTCGGCGTCTCTGGTTCTCGGGATAACTTTTGCCATCTCGGCCCTCCTTGGCTTTTTGAGGAGTCGTTTCCTTTACGCCCACTTTTTCAAGTGCTGTGTGCTTGAGCTGGATGTATACAATGCTGCCTTCCGCCTACCCGATCTGGTTTTCAAGCTTTTGGTAACCGGGGCTCTGTCTGCCTCATTTATTCCCGTATTTTCAAGTTATTTACACAAAGACAAGGAAACTGCTGATAAAATCGGGTCAACTGTCATTAACCTACTTTTCATCGTTTTTTTATTTTGCTCCATTTCTATCTTTATCTTTGCCCGTCCACTAACGAGAATTATTGCCAGCGGATTCTCCGCCGATCAGCTAGCTTTAATGGTCGATCTTACACGGATACTTCTTGTTGCCCAGGTGTTTTTTCTTATCAGTAACTTCGTCACGGCCATCCTGCAAGTTAACCAAATATTTATCATCCCAGCCCTCTCCCCGATTACCTACAATATCTTCATCATTCTTGGTATTTTCACTCTCGCTCCCACCTTTGGTATATATGGAGTAGTTTATGGCGTAGTTATAGGATCTTTTTTCCACCTTGCTATTCAAATCCCTGTGCTAAGAAAAATCGGTTTTAATTACACCCGCCTGATAAATATTCGGCTGAAGGGAGTCAAAGAAGTATTTAGGCTTATGGTTCCCCGGAGCCTCTCTCTTGGCCTTGGGGAAATTGAAAACACGGTAACTTTATTTTTTGCTTCTAGCCTGGCCGCCGGATCAATTTCTCTTCTAAATCTATCACTCCAGTTAATGTATCTTCCCAGTAGAATTTTTGGCACCACCATCGGGCAGGCATCACTTCCCATTCTTTCAAAAAATATTGCCCGAAACGAAATGGATATTTTTAGACAAACCGTCAAAAAAACTTTATTGCAAAGTGTTTTTATTGCTCTGCCTATCACCACCCTCATTCTGATCCAAAGAGTTTCTATTGTCAGGATTGCTTTTGGCAGTCGAGAATTTCCTTGGACGGCAACGCTGCTAACCGCAAGGATTTTGGCTTTTTTGACCCCGGCCATTGTCTGTCAGGCTGTTAGCCAGATTTTAATTAGGTCGTTTTATGCCATGCACAACACCAAAATCCCCCTTTATGTTTCTTTTTTCTCGCTTGTATTAAACATTTCTTCAAGTTACTACCTAATTAACTTCACTAGCCTCGGCGTAATCGGTCTGGCTATCAGCGCTTCTCTGAGTAATATTGTCCAATTTGTTGGTCTCTTCTGGCTTTTTATCAAAAAAGTTGATGGCTTTTATTGGGACGATGTCTTTAAGAGATTCGGGAAAATGGTTTTCGCTTCTCTTTTGACCGGGTTAATTTCATGGGGGTTGGTCAAGTTATTAGATGTCTTCGTCCTGGATACAAGTAAAACAACAAATCTGGTTATGCTTTTTTCCGTCTCTACATTTTTTGGAATTTTCGTGTATTTTGTCATCTCCCATTGGCTTATGGTCCAAGAATGCCGTGATTTTGAAAAATATTTCATAAAACTGAAACAATTAGTTTTAAAGTAA
- a CDS encoding UbiA family prenyltransferase: MKLGVFSIIEAMRPNQWIKNLNLFAAAIFNGQLLDPVIMTKSILAFFSFCFLSSSSYLINDLVDVEKDRLHPVKKMRPLARGVVSKSTAIFTSIFLLVLGLTISGSINSTFFWLSLFFIIMQYLYSFTIKKKAVLDIIGIALFFIIRAYAGEVATGYHLPVWVMLSVIFLSLFIASGKRRSELSNSGSKTRLSLERYGKTLLNFYTTMFAVCTLITYAMFTFFEEPISFEGPIHQFLLENFPKALSRKWYMITLAPVIFGIMRYGQIIFEMQEGERPERVIATDIPLILSVLTWGLMMIAIVYVL; encoded by the coding sequence ATGAAATTAGGCGTTTTTTCAATTATCGAGGCGATGCGCCCCAATCAGTGGATCAAAAATTTAAATCTTTTTGCTGCCGCCATTTTCAATGGTCAGCTACTCGATCCGGTGATTATGACAAAAAGTATTCTGGCTTTTTTTTCTTTTTGTTTCCTTTCCTCCTCCTCCTATTTAATCAATGATTTGGTCGATGTGGAAAAAGACCGACTTCATCCGGTAAAAAAGATGCGACCTCTCGCCAGAGGTGTCGTTTCAAAATCTACAGCCATATTTACTTCGATTTTTCTTTTGGTCCTCGGTTTAACAATATCTGGTTCCATCAATTCCACTTTTTTTTGGTTGTCATTATTTTTCATCATAATGCAATATTTATATTCATTTACTATAAAGAAAAAAGCGGTATTGGACATAATCGGAATTGCTCTTTTCTTTATCATCAGAGCTTATGCCGGGGAAGTAGCTACGGGTTATCATCTGCCAGTCTGGGTAATGCTATCGGTAATTTTCTTGTCATTATTTATAGCCAGCGGTAAACGCCGCAGTGAATTATCCAATAGCGGATCAAAAACACGTCTATCCTTGGAAAGATACGGTAAAACATTATTAAACTTTTATACAACCATGTTTGCGGTTTGTACCTTGATTACCTACGCCATGTTTACCTTTTTTGAAGAGCCAATCAGCTTTGAAGGTCCGATCCACCAATTCTTGCTGGAAAACTTCCCCAAAGCTCTATCTAGAAAATGGTACATGATTACTCTGGCTCCGGTTATTTTTGGAATAATGCGGTATGGTCAAATAATTTTTGAAATGCAGGAGGGAGAAAGGCCGGAGCGTGTTATCGCCACCGATATTCCGCTAATTCTATCCGTTCTTACTTGGGGTTTGATGATGATTGCTATCGTCTATGTCCTCTAA
- a CDS encoding glycosyltransferase family 39 protein, which produces MAKLHKNYLIVIICVAGLLRLVGLNWDQGNHLHPDERMITMVVGRISMPPIDPVLKIGQKLNILFSPDSTLNPKFFAYGSFPIYLLKFSAHLLTPIFPKISSYDQINLLGRAISAVFDTLVIIFIYRLGLLIFKSSSKSLFASVIYGLSIFPIQLSHFYAVDTILSFFILFTIYQLICYFRQQRFINLLFAGVGFGLSLATKVSAIVLVVPFATCFTLLTWRFINSKKILKTLKLLLLVSAITIIVFFIFQPFALTDFSTFKRQILEQQAMTKDAFVFPYTLQYVNTIPYLYPLKNIFLWGLGPVIGLMATIGFFALIKKLSRGLFSPGSQNSPGATIILFSFFITYFIIVGGFAVKWMRYCLPLYPIFALFAANTIGDIKSKYLKTTILLIHLCLVFAFMSIYQVPNTRVTATKWINKNISPGSTILVEHWDDPLPLGYLNKNITQLSLPLYDSDLEPNKWVNINKMLDTGDYIILSSNRLYTPLQKLTNCDQLPPGRCYSKTATYYQDLFSGKLGYTKVAEFTNYPKLFGISIDDQSADESFTVYDHPKVMIYKNTHVQKN; this is translated from the coding sequence ATGGCCAAGCTCCATAAAAATTATCTCATTGTAATTATTTGCGTTGCTGGATTATTGAGGCTTGTTGGCCTAAATTGGGATCAGGGCAACCATCTTCACCCCGACGAACGAATGATCACTATGGTTGTTGGCCGGATTAGCATGCCTCCGATAGATCCGGTACTAAAAATTGGGCAAAAACTAAATATATTATTTTCTCCGGACTCAACCTTAAACCCCAAATTTTTTGCCTACGGATCCTTTCCCATATATCTTCTCAAATTTTCTGCCCACCTTCTTACCCCGATATTTCCCAAAATCTCTTCTTATGATCAAATTAATTTACTCGGAAGAGCAATCTCTGCCGTCTTTGATACTCTTGTCATTATTTTCATTTATCGTCTTGGCCTTTTGATTTTCAAGAGTTCCTCAAAAAGTCTCTTCGCCTCGGTAATTTACGGCTTATCTATCTTTCCTATCCAGTTGTCCCATTTCTATGCAGTCGACACGATTTTATCTTTTTTTATCCTATTTACCATTTATCAACTAATTTGTTACTTCCGGCAACAACGATTTATAAATCTTTTGTTCGCCGGCGTTGGTTTCGGATTATCTTTAGCCACCAAAGTAAGTGCCATCGTCTTGGTAGTACCTTTTGCCACCTGCTTTACCCTATTGACCTGGCGTTTTATTAACTCCAAAAAAATACTAAAAACACTAAAATTACTTCTATTAGTCTCCGCCATTACGATTATTGTTTTTTTTATTTTCCAACCATTTGCCTTAACGGATTTTTCTACTTTTAAACGACAAATACTCGAGCAACAGGCCATGACCAAAGATGCCTTTGTCTTCCCTTATACACTTCAATATGTCAACACAATTCCTTATCTTTATCCGCTAAAAAATATCTTTCTTTGGGGTCTTGGCCCGGTAATTGGCCTTATGGCTACAATTGGTTTTTTTGCCCTAATAAAAAAATTATCTCGAGGGCTATTTTCTCCCGGCAGCCAAAATTCACCAGGAGCAACCATTATTTTATTTTCCTTTTTTATAACGTATTTCATAATAGTAGGTGGTTTTGCCGTAAAATGGATGCGTTATTGTCTGCCGCTGTATCCGATATTTGCCTTATTTGCTGCCAACACTATCGGAGATATAAAGTCAAAATACCTAAAGACTACTATTTTATTAATCCATTTGTGTCTTGTTTTTGCCTTTATGAGTATTTATCAAGTTCCCAATACCCGGGTTACCGCCACCAAATGGATTAATAAAAACATTTCTCCAGGGTCAACTATTCTAGTGGAACACTGGGACGATCCACTGCCTTTAGGTTATCTCAATAAAAATATTACTCAACTTTCTTTACCGCTTTACGATTCCGATCTTGAACCCAACAAGTGGGTTAACATCAACAAAATGTTAGATACCGGTGACTACATTATTCTTTCGAGTAATCGTCTCTATACTCCCCTCCAAAAACTAACCAATTGTGATCAACTTCCTCCCGGTCGGTGTTATTCCAAAACAGCTACATATTATCAAGACCTTTTTTCCGGGAAACTTGGATATACCAAAGTAGCTGAGTTTACCAATTACCCCAAACTTTTTGGAATTAGCATCGACGATCAGTCAGCCGACGAATCTTTTACTGTCTACGACCACCCAAAAGTAATGATTTATAAGAATACTCATGTTCAAAAAAATTAA
- a CDS encoding glycosyltransferase family 39 protein: protein MFKKINPLVGILIFFLVVCFYRLDSIPGEWFGDVSIVNSYVSQIITGQWPFTFITSQGPLYYYLIAPIIYIFGVSYLNYKICSVLTGLMGIVFVYLFVKTLSNRSAGLIAAFITASSFWYLVWCRLGYNIIGPVLTAITLFLFFNYQKNKNTKFLYSVLFISCLGLINYAGTFFLPLAIITIFLVNAIFISKTSIRSIFTTLIIFFIALVPMVIILSQNLDSLSPGYMGEKLFQTKQYSTSENINRLATNLRRTLGMFHFEGDVVFRWNVSKSPHLDIVSGIFLIIGLICSLIKKKATTLLLLISAFILILPSIYPGHPSAEVPSSPRTQAIIPIIIYLTSFGVYYLTEFTKKLYPSATKILLFLILSSISFLNLTKYFIDYPKGLPNDNTPFGKIIAQDIDKLPPGVDVYLADIGWGDWEQPEPDGIFYAINNNKGRENILSGTISDCSQINQLKNSYIISNPLSETKLEIFQQCFSQIETETHTVNNQLVYKSLFIKSNPD from the coding sequence ATGTTCAAAAAAATTAATCCTCTTGTTGGAATTTTGATATTTTTTTTGGTAGTTTGTTTCTATCGTCTGGACTCAATACCCGGAGAATGGTTTGGTGATGTTTCCATTGTCAATAGTTATGTTTCTCAAATTATTACCGGGCAGTGGCCATTTACTTTTATCACTAGTCAAGGACCTCTCTACTACTATCTTATCGCTCCCATCATTTATATCTTCGGGGTTAGCTACCTGAATTATAAAATATGCTCTGTACTTACCGGATTAATGGGCATAGTATTCGTTTATCTGTTTGTTAAAACTCTAAGCAATAGGTCAGCCGGATTAATTGCCGCCTTCATTACCGCCTCTTCTTTTTGGTACTTAGTTTGGTGCCGCCTAGGCTACAATATTATCGGCCCTGTTCTTACTGCCATCACTTTATTTTTGTTTTTTAATTATCAAAAAAATAAAAATACGAAATTTCTTTACTCGGTGCTATTTATTAGTTGCCTTGGTCTTATCAATTATGCCGGAACATTCTTCCTCCCACTGGCAATTATTACCATTTTCTTAGTAAATGCCATCTTTATATCAAAAACGAGCATTCGTTCAATTTTTACTACACTTATTATTTTTTTTATTGCTCTCGTTCCCATGGTTATCATACTTAGTCAGAACTTAGATAGTCTATCCCCTGGTTATATGGGTGAAAAATTATTTCAAACTAAACAATACTCAACCTCGGAAAATATTAATCGTCTGGCCACCAACTTACGACGCACCTTAGGTATGTTTCATTTTGAAGGTGACGTTGTTTTTCGTTGGAATGTCTCAAAAAGTCCTCATCTGGACATTGTAAGCGGAATTTTTTTAATCATTGGCTTAATTTGTTCGTTAATTAAAAAAAAAGCTACAACTTTATTATTACTAATAAGCGCCTTTATTTTAATTTTACCTTCAATATATCCAGGCCACCCTTCGGCGGAAGTGCCCAGTAGCCCCAGGACCCAGGCTATTATTCCCATAATAATATACTTAACTAGTTTCGGAGTTTATTACTTGACGGAATTTACAAAAAAGTTATATCCGTCAGCTACAAAAATATTACTTTTCCTCATTCTTTCTAGTATTTCATTTTTAAACTTAACCAAATACTTTATCGACTACCCGAAGGGTTTGCCTAACGACAATACTCCATTTGGAAAAATCATCGCCCAAGATATTGACAAGTTGCCTCCCGGAGTCGATGTATATCTTGCCGATATCGGTTGGGGTGATTGGGAACAGCCGGAACCAGACGGAATTTTTTATGCCATAAACAACAATAAAGGAAGAGAAAATATTCTCTCGGGTACAATAAGTGATTGTAGTCAAATTAATCAATTAAAAAATAGTTATATAATTTCAAATCCACTTAGTGAAACAAAATTAGAAATATTCCAACAATGTTTTTCTCAAATCGAAACAGAAACACACACCGTAAACAATCAACTTGTTTATAAAAGCCTGTTTATAAAATCAAATCCTGACTAA
- a CDS encoding DUF362 domain-containing protein yields MNKTLNPAVTIISTSPETVLKDYQKLFSNFPKPKNVPTIIKLNLSWTKFYPAVSTPPWHFEAALQWLINSGVSPKNIIPVENRTVVTKVKVGAKNHGWTKIAKKYGVKIHYLTDEKYVSFHPKSKMLVLNEIFPDGILLPKIIMGKPLITLCTLKSHVFTTITGSVKNYFGMLNTNRHFCHRRIHQAIIDLLQVQKELHPQIYAVMDGSVLGFGPGPRAMEWEASNLILGSLDEIALDATAARIIGFDPHTIEFLQLGQKLKLGEIDPVYSQKLPNFHHSIKKDTFASRGQKFIYHRLPEWIERLLLRSFIAPWSFAASNLYHDGYWYNFVGRSRLNRYLSSGWGKLFKSYQK; encoded by the coding sequence ATGAATAAAACATTGAATCCGGCAGTAACCATTATTTCCACCTCCCCCGAAACAGTCCTAAAAGACTATCAAAAACTCTTTTCCAATTTTCCCAAACCCAAAAATGTTCCCACTATTATTAAACTAAATTTATCATGGACAAAATTTTACCCTGCCGTATCCACTCCCCCCTGGCATTTCGAAGCTGCCTTACAGTGGCTAATTAATTCCGGCGTCTCTCCTAAAAATATTATCCCCGTCGAAAATCGAACCGTAGTAACCAAGGTTAAGGTTGGTGCCAAAAATCATGGATGGACAAAAATTGCCAAAAAGTATGGAGTAAAAATCCATTATCTTACCGACGAAAAGTATGTTTCTTTTCATCCCAAATCAAAAATGTTGGTTTTGAACGAAATTTTCCCGGACGGAATTCTTTTACCAAAAATAATTATGGGTAAACCGTTGATTACTCTTTGCACCCTCAAATCCCATGTCTTTACCACCATTACCGGCTCAGTCAAAAATTATTTTGGTATGCTCAACACCAACCGCCACTTTTGTCATCGGCGTATTCACCAGGCCATTATCGATTTACTTCAGGTCCAAAAAGAACTTCATCCGCAAATCTACGCTGTTATGGACGGGTCTGTTTTAGGTTTTGGGCCCGGGCCTCGCGCTATGGAGTGGGAAGCGTCTAATTTGATTTTAGGTAGTCTCGACGAAATTGCCCTGGATGCTACTGCCGCCAGAATTATTGGTTTCGACCCACACACCATCGAATTTCTTCAGCTTGGACAAAAATTAAAATTAGGGGAGATCGATCCAGTTTATAGCCAAAAATTACCAAATTTCCATCACAGCATCAAAAAAGACACCTTTGCTTCAAGAGGTCAAAAATTTATTTATCATCGTTTACCTGAGTGGATCGAAAGACTACTTCTCCGAAGTTTTATTGCCCCCTGGTCCTTCGCCGCCTCTAACTTATATCATGATGGTTATTGGTATAATTTTGTCGGTCGTTCTCGATTGAATCGCTATTTATCATCTGGTTGGGGGAAGCTATTTAAATCTTACCAAAAATAG
- a CDS encoding phosphatase PAP2 family protein gives MNLLFWQTKANFYKLFSSSSVGNLFLVYSNYATWVFLLFPSFILVKSNPNLFWQLFFATIASEIIEKVLKKKNFWKRPAFTNNDNIPKGLIKSWYLTGSFPSGHTIKATFFLLLLIQHQLFFPVFLIIIIPLIFFRILIGFHYPIDVLGGVIIGAIIWFFVRLIIMPLFLINIVQTIFSFVFFIK, from the coding sequence ATGAATCTTCTTTTCTGGCAGACAAAAGCCAATTTTTATAAACTTTTTTCCTCATCGTCAGTCGGCAATCTCTTTTTAGTTTATTCAAATTACGCTACTTGGGTTTTTTTATTATTTCCCTCCTTTATTCTGGTAAAGAGTAACCCCAATCTTTTTTGGCAGCTTTTTTTTGCTACCATTGCCAGCGAGATAATCGAAAAGGTACTAAAGAAAAAAAACTTTTGGAAAAGACCAGCCTTTACCAACAATGATAATATTCCCAAGGGGTTAATAAAATCTTGGTATCTTACCGGCTCATTTCCCTCCGGGCATACTATTAAAGCTACTTTTTTCTTGCTGCTTCTTATCCAGCACCAACTTTTTTTCCCGGTTTTTCTAATTATTATTATTCCTCTGATATTTTTTCGAATTCTTATTGGTTTTCATTATCCCATCGACGTCTTGGGCGGCGTCATCATTGGAGCCATTATCTGGTTTTTTGTTCGACTGATTATTATGCCTCTTTTTTTAATTAATATCGTCCAGACTATCTTTAGTTTTGTATTTTTTATAAAATAA
- a CDS encoding DUF2298 domain-containing protein has translation MIADLKYIILWWLTIFLLGLVSLPLIFSIFKNFWDKGYAFCKTLSLIALTYLVLVLSIFKFLPFTNQSLLTIISIGLLADYLYLKNRNNRDTFVALVKSNYKTFIAEELIFLLILTLWSFVRGFAPDIEGLEKFMDWGFVNSALRSTYLPPADMWFSGEYINYYYFGHLMSAVLTKLSYIPSTITYNLSIASICALTFISSFSLSSNLVYNFFKKNLSFRSVLVAGMISGLLLTFGGNFHSVYKISKINKSQNDGVLTLTLEAIKKAADSYWYPDATRFIGYDPETKDKTIHEFPIYSYVVADLHGHMSDIPTVLFFMAFIFAMSMEIIAFPYLKLIVPCGLILSICYMTNAWDFAVYGLLFGIFYLLKNCKETGLWSGIVKTFSSGIGVILFWYLFTLPFSLNFIPMAEGLKLSDARSPLFQLFILYGGFWIITAPLMAFYLFRKNEKSKKIDIPPVDIFIIALVVTATILVIIPEIGYIKDIYIYEHRRSNTMFKLVYQAFMMYSLASGFALIRIGQIKSSWKVLYKIAFLIVFIIHMIYPFFAVRSYYGLKEYKGLWGLTFLKNANPDNLEAVNWINKNIKGQPVMVEAVGDSYTMFNQISMATGLPTIEGWIVHEWLWRGGYEKPSLRQTDVQKLYEGETLDEVRSVLQKYSVDYIFVGDKEYEKYPKINEKNFTDIGATIVAQFGKTKIYKVLK, from the coding sequence ATGATTGCAGACCTAAAATATATTATCTTGTGGTGGTTAACTATTTTTCTTCTGGGACTCGTTTCTTTACCCCTAATATTTTCAATTTTTAAAAACTTTTGGGACAAGGGGTATGCCTTTTGCAAAACATTATCGCTTATAGCTCTAACCTATCTGGTTTTGGTTTTAAGCATATTCAAGTTTCTTCCGTTTACCAACCAGTCCCTGCTAACCATTATTTCCATTGGTCTCCTGGCAGACTATTTGTATTTAAAAAATAGAAACAACCGCGATACCTTTGTCGCCCTGGTTAAAAGCAATTACAAAACTTTTATCGCCGAGGAGCTAATTTTTTTGTTAATTTTAACCCTGTGGTCTTTTGTCAGAGGTTTTGCTCCCGATATCGAGGGCTTAGAAAAATTTATGGATTGGGGATTTGTCAATTCTGCCCTAAGAAGCACTTATTTACCACCCGCCGACATGTGGTTTTCCGGAGAATACATCAATTATTACTATTTTGGCCACCTGATGTCGGCAGTTCTCACCAAGCTGTCCTACATTCCCTCTACCATCACCTACAACCTGTCTATAGCCTCAATTTGTGCCCTGACATTCATCAGCAGTTTTAGTCTTTCTTCCAATTTGGTTTATAACTTTTTTAAAAAAAATCTTTCCTTTAGATCCGTCTTGGTTGCTGGCATGATTTCTGGTCTACTGTTAACTTTCGGCGGAAATTTCCATTCCGTCTACAAAATCTCCAAAATAAACAAAAGCCAAAATGATGGAGTCTTAACCCTGACTCTAGAGGCGATCAAAAAAGCTGCCGATTCTTATTGGTATCCCGATGCCACCAGATTTATTGGCTACGATCCCGAAACCAAAGACAAAACCATTCACGAATTTCCTATTTATAGCTATGTCGTGGCGGATCTTCACGGTCATATGAGCGATATCCCTACGGTTCTATTTTTCATGGCCTTCATTTTTGCCATGTCCATGGAAATTATTGCTTTCCCGTATCTCAAACTAATCGTTCCCTGTGGTCTGATTTTGTCCATATGTTATATGACCAACGCCTGGGATTTTGCCGTCTACGGCCTGCTTTTTGGTATTTTTTATCTTTTAAAAAATTGTAAGGAAACCGGTTTGTGGAGCGGGATAGTCAAAACTTTTAGTAGCGGTATTGGTGTCATCCTCTTCTGGTATCTATTTACTCTGCCATTTTCTTTAAACTTTATTCCCATGGCCGAAGGGCTCAAGCTGTCCGATGCCAGGTCACCCTTATTTCAACTCTTTATTCTTTACGGAGGTTTTTGGATAATAACTGCTCCGCTAATGGCTTTTTATCTTTTCCGCAAAAATGAAAAATCCAAAAAAATAGACATACCACCTGTCGACATTTTTATTATCGCCCTGGTGGTTACTGCAACTATTTTGGTAATTATTCCCGAAATTGGCTATATAAAAGATATCTATATTTATGAACATAGACGATCAAATACCATGTTCAAATTGGTATATCAGGCTTTTATGATGTACTCTTTGGCTTCCGGATTCGCCCTCATCAGAATCGGTCAAATTAAATCCTCCTGGAAAGTTTTGTACAAAATTGCCTTCTTAATCGTATTTATAATTCACATGATATACCCGTTTTTTGCTGTCCGATCTTATTATGGTCTAAAGGAATACAAAGGTCTTTGGGGCCTGACATTTCTTAAAAATGCTAACCCCGATAATTTAGAGGCCGTTAATTGGATTAACAAAAATATCAAAGGTCAGCCGGTTATGGTTGAAGCAGTCGGTGATAGCTACACCATGTTCAACCAAATCTCCATGGCCACCGGTCTCCCTACTATCGAGGGGTGGATCGTCCATGAGTGGTTGTGGCGGGGTGGATACGAAAAACCGTCACTCCGGCAGACAGATGTCCAAAAACTATATGAAGGGGAAACTCTGGATGAAGTCAGATCAGTCTTACAAAAATATAGTGTCGATTACATTTTTGTCGGCGACAAGGAATACGAAAAATACCCAAAAATTAATGAAAAGAACTTCACGGATATAGGGGCAACTATCGTCGCTCAGTTTGGTAAAACAAAAATATACAAAGTTCTCAAGTAA